The following proteins are encoded in a genomic region of Xanthomonas cassavae CFBP 4642:
- a CDS encoding response regulator: protein MSMRVLLVEDESLVAMLLEDCLVELGYDIAATVGDVDAALKVVQQGNLDLAVLDVNLGGTLSFPIAEALDARGVPYLFVTGYAQSGIPEKFRHRHGLQKPFQFRDLQNALSALERRASAD from the coding sequence GTGAGCATGCGGGTGTTGCTGGTCGAAGACGAATCCTTGGTGGCGATGCTGCTCGAGGATTGCCTGGTCGAACTGGGCTATGACATCGCCGCGACCGTTGGCGATGTCGATGCCGCGCTCAAGGTGGTGCAGCAAGGCAATCTGGATCTGGCGGTGCTGGATGTCAATCTGGGAGGCACGCTCTCGTTTCCGATCGCAGAAGCGTTGGACGCGCGCGGCGTGCCCTACCTGTTTGTCACCGGTTATGCGCAGAGCGGGATTCCGGAGAAGTTTCGCCATCGGCATGGGTTGCAGAAACCGTTTCAGTTTCGCGACCTGCAAAACGCCTTGTCGGCGCTGGAGCGCAGGGCCAGCGCCGACTGA
- a CDS encoding sensor histidine kinase, whose translation MAAHQEDAARSRIYEALLQATPDLLYVFDTQHRFVYANQALLTMWGMCWDDAAGKTCLELGYEPWHAAMHDEEIERVIATGEPIRGEVPFPHTVKGLRIYDYIFTPVFGPDGDVEAIAGATRDITEHKQHAQHLQLLINELNHRVKNSLVMVQSLARQSFNNADNLADAQEKIDARLLALSRAHDTLTRENWVSADILELTRDAAALYESRDSRRFILQGESCRLDPRRALALSMALHELCTNALKHGALSSSEGNVQIVWERCTRDGQAMLELTWQELGGPTVLPPARKGFGSRLLERGLKHDLKGEVELAFDPTGVRYRVSIPLPVLPAEVQP comes from the coding sequence ATGGCTGCGCATCAGGAAGACGCCGCAAGGTCGCGGATTTACGAGGCCTTGTTACAGGCGACGCCGGACCTTTTATATGTGTTCGACACCCAGCACCGCTTCGTTTACGCCAACCAGGCACTACTGACGATGTGGGGTATGTGCTGGGACGACGCAGCCGGAAAGACGTGTCTTGAGCTGGGGTACGAGCCCTGGCACGCGGCGATGCACGACGAGGAGATCGAACGGGTGATCGCAACCGGTGAGCCGATACGCGGCGAGGTGCCGTTTCCGCATACGGTCAAGGGCCTGCGCATCTATGACTACATCTTTACGCCAGTGTTCGGACCCGATGGCGATGTCGAGGCGATTGCCGGTGCAACGCGCGATATCACCGAGCACAAGCAGCACGCGCAACATCTGCAGTTGCTGATCAACGAGCTCAACCATCGGGTCAAGAATTCGCTGGTGATGGTGCAGTCGTTGGCGCGTCAGTCGTTCAACAACGCCGACAACCTCGCCGATGCACAGGAGAAGATCGATGCGCGCCTGCTTGCGCTGTCGCGTGCGCACGACACCTTGACCCGGGAGAACTGGGTCAGCGCCGATATCCTGGAGCTGACGCGCGATGCTGCAGCGCTTTACGAGTCGCGCGACAGCCGGCGATTCATCCTGCAAGGTGAGTCCTGTCGTCTGGATCCACGACGCGCGCTGGCGCTGTCGATGGCGCTGCACGAGCTGTGCACCAATGCGCTCAAACACGGGGCACTGTCCTCGTCTGAAGGCAATGTGCAGATCGTCTGGGAGCGCTGCACGCGCGATGGCCAGGCGATGCTGGAACTCACCTGGCAGGAGCTCGGAGGCCCCACCGTGCTGCCTCCTGCACGCAAGGGGTTCGGGTCGCGGCTGCTGGAGCGCGGCTTGAAGCACGACCTCAAGGGCGAGGTGGAGCTTGCCTTCGACCCCACCGGTGTACGGTACCGGGTTTCCATCCCGTTACCGGTTCTTCCCGCCGAGGTGCAGCCGTGA
- a CDS encoding response regulator, protein MSQNKERPVVFVVEDGDGTRQLSCLVLESYGFTCRSAGSVEEALTLIESDPRVDVLFSDIHFPGGLTGVDLALKTAHAPYNLPVLLTSGLAVEYVEEILPDGVAFLEKPYTPEQLLTAIRSVMAKRRVLAAPGV, encoded by the coding sequence ATGTCACAGAACAAGGAACGGCCGGTTGTATTCGTTGTCGAAGACGGCGACGGCACCCGACAACTCAGCTGCCTTGTGCTGGAAAGTTACGGCTTTACCTGTCGCAGCGCCGGTTCGGTCGAAGAAGCGCTGACATTGATCGAAAGCGACCCGCGCGTGGATGTGCTGTTTTCCGATATCCACTTTCCCGGCGGGTTGACCGGCGTGGACCTTGCTTTGAAGACCGCACACGCGCCGTACAACCTGCCGGTATTGCTGACCTCCGGGCTGGCGGTCGAATACGTCGAAGAAATCCTGCCCGACGGCGTGGCCTTCCTGGAAAAGCCCTACACTCCCGAGCAACTGCTCACCGCCATCCGCAGCGTGATGGCGAAACGCCGCGTGCTCGCCGCGCCGGGCGTCTGA
- a CDS encoding imm11 family protein → MNEAKEARATHDNAPQKGAFYILRSDMGGGGRGHGVEFENEKAVPFSIAYSRPGEDAGLAALKVIPRLRYDSRIGDMPDDLDSGFKDYWLVSEPLKQVLEAADPEGFAFALCDFRLEDGTPAAPHYLCEVVRIVDAIDEEASTVKVLTGYPNGKYYSLLGGAKLAFRKDVVGAAHVFRTPYTADAFCDRFLRDTLISQGFGKSPRNRGVRLIDAANYG, encoded by the coding sequence ATGAACGAAGCAAAAGAAGCCCGCGCAACACACGACAACGCACCTCAGAAAGGTGCGTTCTACATCCTCAGGTCCGATATGGGGGGGGGCGGTCGTGGGCATGGCGTGGAGTTCGAAAATGAAAAGGCTGTGCCGTTCTCCATTGCCTACAGCCGGCCAGGCGAGGACGCGGGCCTGGCTGCATTGAAGGTAATCCCGCGCCTGCGCTACGACAGCCGCATCGGCGATATGCCCGATGATCTTGATAGTGGATTCAAGGACTACTGGCTGGTCTCCGAGCCGCTGAAGCAGGTTCTTGAAGCTGCGGACCCGGAGGGCTTTGCCTTCGCGCTATGCGACTTCCGACTGGAAGACGGTACCCCTGCGGCACCGCACTATCTATGCGAGGTGGTGCGAATCGTCGACGCCATCGACGAAGAAGCATCCACCGTCAAGGTGCTGACCGGGTATCCAAATGGCAAGTACTACAGCCTTTTGGGGGGGGCAAAGTTGGCATTCAGGAAAGACGTAGTCGGGGCCGCGCATGTCTTCAGAACACCTTATACGGCAGATGCATTTTGCGATCGGTTCTTGCGAGACACTTTAATTTCCCAGGGGTTCGGCAAATCACCCAGGAATCGTGGCGTTCGGCTAATCGACGCCGCAAATTATGGATAA
- a CDS encoding rRNA pseudouridine synthase, whose amino-acid sequence MSDPIRLDKCVAAQFGCSRGEAQQYIEGGWVSVDGAVVEEPQALATAAQVTLAPDAVLEPAEPATLLLHKLAGMTADAAVALANLASRSELDNAEVRVLKRHFLRLNAPLPLEDDATGLLVLSQDGRVLRRLRADACSIEQEFLVEVRGQVHPYGMARLAQGLVYQRRSLPPCKVSWQNEERLRFAIKHVQPGQLRYMCGEVGLDVVSIRRLRVGRVSLGKLAIGQWRYLPTGERF is encoded by the coding sequence ATGTCCGATCCCATCCGTCTCGATAAATGCGTTGCCGCGCAGTTCGGTTGTTCGCGTGGCGAGGCGCAGCAGTACATCGAGGGTGGCTGGGTCAGCGTGGACGGGGCGGTTGTCGAAGAGCCGCAGGCCCTGGCAACCGCTGCGCAGGTAACGCTGGCGCCGGATGCGGTACTGGAACCCGCCGAGCCAGCGACCTTGTTGTTGCACAAGCTGGCAGGAATGACCGCCGACGCCGCAGTGGCACTGGCCAACCTGGCAAGCCGCAGCGAGCTGGACAACGCCGAGGTACGCGTTCTCAAGCGGCATTTTCTGCGTCTCAATGCGCCGCTGCCACTGGAGGACGACGCCACCGGCCTGCTGGTGCTGAGCCAGGATGGCCGGGTACTGCGCAGGCTGAGGGCCGATGCCTGCTCGATCGAGCAGGAGTTTCTGGTGGAGGTGCGGGGCCAGGTGCACCCGTATGGCATGGCGCGCCTGGCGCAGGGCCTGGTCTATCAACGGCGCAGCCTGCCGCCGTGCAAGGTGAGCTGGCAGAACGAAGAACGGCTGCGCTTTGCGATCAAGCATGTACAGCCGGGCCAGCTCCGCTACATGTGCGGCGAAGTGGGGCTGGACGTGGTCAGCATCCGCCGGCTGCGCGTGGGCCGTGTGTCGCTGGGCAAACTGGCCATCGGCCAGTGGCGCTATCTGCCGACAGGCGAGCGCTTCTGA
- a CDS encoding IS1595 family transposase, producing MSINAVQFQAGLSMPEFFASYGTEAKCYRALYKWRWPQGFRCPVCAGRVRSRFKRGAAIYYQCSACRHQTSLIAGTMFEGTKLPLRTWMLALHLLTSTKTNMAALELMRHLGVNYKTAWRMKHKIMQVMAERESMRKLAGFVQIDDAYLGGERNGGKAGRGSENKQAFLIAVQTDATFTAPRFVVIEPVRSFDNTSLQDWIARRLAPECEVYTDGLACFRRLEDAGHAHTTLDTGGGRAATETAGARWLNVVLGNLKRAISGVYHAIAQGKYARRYLGEAAYRFNRRFRLREMLPRLATAMMQSTPCPEPXXXHDLPRP from the coding sequence ATGAGTATCAATGCCGTGCAGTTCCAAGCGGGATTGTCGATGCCTGAGTTCTTCGCGTCCTACGGCACCGAAGCCAAGTGCTATCGCGCGCTTTACAAGTGGCGCTGGCCGCAAGGCTTTCGTTGCCCTGTTTGTGCCGGACGCGTGCGCTCGCGTTTCAAGCGGGGTGCTGCGATCTACTACCAATGCAGCGCGTGCCGGCATCAGACCAGCCTGATTGCAGGCACGATGTTCGAAGGCACCAAGCTGCCGCTGCGCACCTGGATGCTGGCGTTGCACCTGCTGACCTCGACCAAAACCAACATGGCCGCGCTGGAGTTGATGCGGCATCTGGGCGTCAACTACAAGACGGCCTGGCGGATGAAACACAAGATCATGCAGGTTATGGCCGAGCGCGAATCCATGCGGAAACTGGCGGGTTTCGTGCAGATCGACGATGCCTATCTCGGCGGCGAGCGTAACGGTGGCAAGGCCGGACGCGGATCGGAGAACAAACAAGCGTTCCTGATTGCGGTGCAGACCGATGCCACCTTCACCGCGCCGCGCTTTGTGGTGATCGAGCCGGTGCGCAGCTTCGACAACACCTCGCTGCAGGACTGGATTGCCCGTCGCTTGGCGCCCGAATGCGAGGTCTACACCGATGGGCTGGCCTGCTTCCGCCGGCTAGAAGACGCCGGCCACGCGCACACCACGCTGGACACTGGCGGTGGTCGTGCCGCGACCGAAACGGCCGGTGCACGTTGGCTCAACGTGGTGCTGGGCAATCTCAAACGCGCCATCAGTGGCGTGTATCACGCCATCGCGCAAGGCAAATACGCAAGGCGTTACCTGGGAGAAGCGGCCTATCGTTTTAATCGTCGATTCCGCTTGCGCGAGATGCTGCCACGACTTGCCACGGCCATGATGCAATCCACACCATGCCCAGAGCCGNNNNNNNGCCACGACTTGCCACGGCCATGA